From one Synechocystis sp. PCC 6803 substr. PCC-P genomic stretch:
- a CDS encoding IS4-like element IS4Sa family transposase codes for MISNFGHIVKTYLSNFPKDDYPVLDTFKFVSIWLGLMLDQSQTSMRSMFKRLNLRGETVDISTFSKASKKRDVGVFREIIFSLKKELSKRKEIKQGELEIFPLDSTIVSITSKLMWNLGFHQVKVFSGINLSTGIPGGIVIHFGQGHDNKYGNETIEETPENGVAVMDRGFCDLQRIKRLQKENNKYHVLRIKNNIKLEKLANDNYMVGTGKNKIESRVVIFTHDNSEFRLVTNLPIESKEIEGVSDEKIAEIYKKRWQIEFLWKFLKMHLKLNRLIAKNENAIGIQIYTCIIAYLILKLLVIPKEAGTTMLDKLRYLQAFMCEKISYVHWLRELALR; via the coding sequence ATGATATCAAATTTTGGACATATTGTCAAAACTTATCTATCTAATTTTCCTAAAGATGACTACCCAGTATTAGACACATTTAAGTTTGTGAGTATCTGGTTAGGATTAATGTTAGACCAGAGCCAGACAAGCATGAGGAGTATGTTTAAAAGACTGAACTTACGAGGAGAGACAGTCGATATATCTACATTCTCAAAGGCAAGCAAAAAAAGGGATGTGGGAGTTTTTAGAGAAATAATATTTTCCTTAAAAAAGGAATTGTCGAAAAGGAAGGAAATTAAGCAGGGAGAATTAGAAATATTTCCTCTCGATTCAACCATTGTCAGCATAACTAGTAAGTTGATGTGGAACCTTGGATTTCATCAGGTAAAAGTATTCAGTGGGATTAACTTATCAACAGGGATTCCGGGGGGAATAGTAATTCACTTTGGACAAGGTCATGATAATAAATATGGGAATGAAACAATAGAAGAGACTCCAGAAAATGGAGTAGCAGTAATGGATAGAGGATTTTGTGACTTACAGAGAATCAAGAGATTACAAAAGGAGAATAACAAATATCATGTATTAAGAATAAAGAATAATATAAAGCTAGAAAAATTAGCCAATGATAACTATATGGTTGGAACTGGAAAGAATAAAATAGAGAGTAGAGTGGTAATATTCACCCATGATAATTCAGAGTTTAGATTGGTTACAAATTTACCTATAGAAAGTAAAGAAATAGAAGGAGTTAGTGATGAAAAAATAGCAGAAATTTATAAAAAAAGATGGCAAATAGAATTTTTATGGAAATTCTTAAAAATGCACTTAAAGCTGAATAGACTGATTGCCAAAAATGAGAATGCAATTGGGATTCAAATCTATACCTGTATAATTGCTTATTTAATACTAAAATTACTGGTAATCCCAAAAGAAGCAGGTACAACAATGTTAGA
- a CDS encoding hemolysin family protein produces MLEIVAAIFIVLLGSGICSCAEAALFSVPLVKVRQLSQSNNPSAIALQAIRHRMNRPIGTIVVLNNIFNIVGSITIGALATKHLQDAWMGVFSGILTLLIIVFGEIIPKTLGERYATNIALLIAIPVRFLTLIFTPLVWLIEQITNPFTHGKRVPSTNEAEIKFLATLGYKEGVIEGDEEQMIQRVFQLNDLMAVDLMTPRVIITYLLGELTLAECQQDIIQSQHTRILIVDEYIDEVLGIALKQDLLTALIQGEGYKTIAELARPAQFVPEGMRADKLLKQFQEKREHLMVVIDEYGGVAGVITLEDVVEVLTGEIVDETDKNIDLQEIARKKRQALLKQRGVAP; encoded by the coding sequence ATGCTGGAAATTGTAGCGGCCATTTTCATTGTTTTGTTAGGCTCTGGCATTTGTTCCTGTGCAGAGGCGGCCCTATTTTCTGTGCCCTTGGTAAAAGTACGGCAGTTATCCCAGTCCAATAATCCCTCCGCCATTGCCCTCCAAGCTATTCGCCATAGGATGAATCGCCCCATTGGCACCATTGTGGTGCTCAACAACATTTTTAATATTGTGGGTAGTATCACCATTGGAGCCTTAGCAACTAAACATCTACAAGATGCTTGGATGGGAGTTTTTTCTGGAATTTTAACCTTGCTAATTATTGTTTTTGGCGAAATTATTCCTAAGACTCTGGGGGAAAGATATGCCACTAACATTGCCCTTTTGATTGCCATACCAGTAAGATTTTTAACCTTAATTTTTACTCCTTTAGTGTGGTTGATTGAACAAATTACCAATCCCTTCACCCACGGCAAAAGAGTACCCAGCACCAACGAAGCAGAAATTAAGTTTCTAGCTACCCTCGGTTACAAAGAAGGGGTAATCGAAGGAGACGAAGAACAAATGATTCAGCGGGTTTTCCAGCTTAATGATTTGATGGCAGTGGATTTGATGACCCCCAGGGTGATTATCACCTATCTTTTGGGAGAATTAACTTTAGCGGAATGCCAACAAGATATTATCCAATCCCAACATACTCGTATTTTAATTGTTGATGAATACATTGATGAAGTCTTGGGCATTGCCCTCAAACAGGATTTACTCACTGCTTTAATCCAAGGAGAAGGCTATAAAACCATCGCAGAATTAGCTCGACCAGCCCAATTTGTTCCAGAAGGCATGAGAGCCGATAAACTTCTAAAGCAATTTCAGGAAAAACGGGAACATTTAATGGTGGTTATTGATGAGTATGGCGGCGTTGCCGGTGTGATAACCCTAGAAGACGTGGTTGAAGTTTTAACCGGGGAAATTGTTGATGAAACTGATAAGAATATTGATCTCCAGGAAATTGCCCGTAAGAAAAGACAGGCTCTATTGAAACAACGGGGGGTGGCTCCCTAA
- a CDS encoding four-carbon acid sugar kinase family protein: MADPTKIIVIDDDPTGSQTVHSCLLLMQWDVETLRQGLRDESPIFFILSNTRALPPTQAEQVVMEICQNLKLALATEAVDHYLVVSRSDSTLRGHYPLETDVINRELGPFDAHFLVPAFFEGGRVTKDSVHYLIVDGELVPVAATEFAQDSVFGYHHSYLPDYVAEKTQGKIGAAQVERITLGDLSEANNALGDRLMDFNHNQCVVVDGETQKDFDRLAASMLIASGQGKHFLLRSAASILTSLANLGPQPVAPVAMASYKPTNQPGIILVGSHVQKTTEQLMTLLKDQTVQGIEIPVQQLRDHPDSPAEIIVNALTAVNEIRAEGKTPVIYTSRGELSFASVQARLDFGVTLSQLLMKIVQQLPQDISFLISKGGITSNDVLSVGLQLTSVRLLGQIIPGCSLVRTDEDHPRFPLLPVVLFPGNVGNARGLATVYERLSDKPNS, from the coding sequence ATGGCTGACCCCACCAAAATCATTGTTATTGATGATGACCCCACCGGCTCCCAAACGGTTCACAGTTGCCTGTTGCTGATGCAGTGGGACGTGGAAACTCTGCGGCAAGGTCTACGGGATGAAAGTCCGATCTTTTTTATTCTCAGCAACACCAGGGCCTTACCCCCAACTCAGGCGGAACAGGTAGTGATGGAAATTTGCCAGAATTTAAAACTAGCCCTAGCAACGGAAGCGGTCGATCACTACTTGGTTGTAAGTCGTTCTGATTCCACTCTGCGGGGCCATTACCCCTTGGAAACCGATGTGATCAACCGGGAGTTGGGACCGTTTGATGCCCATTTTCTGGTGCCAGCCTTTTTTGAAGGGGGCAGGGTAACCAAGGACAGTGTCCATTACCTGATTGTGGATGGTGAATTGGTGCCCGTGGCGGCAACGGAATTTGCCCAGGATTCGGTGTTTGGCTACCACCATAGTTATTTGCCTGATTATGTGGCAGAAAAAACCCAAGGCAAGATTGGGGCGGCCCAGGTGGAACGCATCACCCTAGGGGATCTTAGTGAGGCCAATAATGCTTTAGGCGATCGCCTGATGGATTTTAACCATAACCAGTGTGTGGTGGTGGACGGAGAAACCCAAAAAGATTTTGATCGCCTGGCGGCAAGTATGCTCATAGCTAGTGGCCAGGGCAAACATTTTCTGTTGCGGAGTGCGGCCAGTATTCTCACATCCCTAGCTAATTTGGGGCCCCAACCAGTGGCTCCGGTGGCCATGGCCAGCTATAAACCCACCAACCAACCAGGAATAATTTTGGTGGGCTCCCATGTGCAAAAAACCACCGAACAATTGATGACATTGCTCAAGGATCAAACGGTGCAGGGCATTGAAATTCCAGTGCAACAATTGCGGGATCATCCCGATAGTCCAGCCGAAATTATTGTCAATGCTTTGACGGCGGTGAACGAAATTCGCGCCGAGGGAAAAACACCGGTAATTTACACCAGTCGAGGGGAATTAAGTTTTGCCTCAGTGCAGGCACGGTTAGACTTTGGCGTTACCCTGTCCCAACTGTTGATGAAAATTGTCCAACAATTACCCCAGGACATCAGCTTTTTGATCAGCAAAGGAGGTATTACTTCCAATGACGTGCTGAGCGTGGGATTACAGTTAACTTCTGTACGGTTGTTGGGGCAAATTATTCCCGGTTGTTCCCTAGTGAGAACGGATGAGGATCATCCCCGTTTTCCCCTTTTGCCGGTGGTTTTATTTCCCGGTAACGTAGGCAATGCTCGGGGTTTAGCCACAGTTTATGAACGTTTGTCCGACAAGCCTAATTCTTGA